The proteins below are encoded in one region of Pseudonocardia sp. DSM 110487:
- a CDS encoding APC family permease: protein MRNGALAGLRLRSPVHGLDRRNLRPVEVLAQSVSTAAPAAGMATVPAIVATTAGTATVWSFVLATAVAVAVGACIATFTRRMAAAGSLYSLTAKGLGPAAAFACGAALLAGYAVLLMAVLAGSVLYIDALLSRLGWSTPPPVGAAGVVVLATLAAGLVLRGVRVSARIVLAVEAVSIALMLVIFAVLLTGPQAPPPAVGEPGWSLTGVAAGVLPALGAFIGFEAATTLGVEARRPFVTVPRAVLGTAALVGLLVLLAAHTQVVGFAGALGDQPEPVVTLAAAHGTPWLAVLLDLGIATSFVASTLATANALVRVLFSMARDRIVPRRIGATHRRYRTPHVAIAVAIPVGAAVPAALFLAEVPGLTMLRGLITVATAGYLVAYLLVALAAPLFLRRIGELTFLPVLVTAVAVPVLAGVCGAFVVSALGGAIPIVLGALVLAALAWYAVLRVRRPHELAAIGVYDETSTTDVHTGRGA from the coding sequence ATGCGGAACGGGGCACTGGCGGGGCTGCGGCTCCGCTCGCCCGTGCACGGGCTCGACCGGCGCAACCTCCGCCCGGTCGAGGTACTCGCGCAGTCGGTGTCCACGGCGGCGCCCGCGGCGGGGATGGCCACCGTGCCCGCGATCGTGGCCACGACGGCCGGCACGGCGACGGTCTGGTCGTTCGTGCTCGCCACCGCCGTGGCCGTCGCCGTCGGCGCGTGCATCGCGACCTTCACCCGCCGGATGGCGGCGGCCGGATCGCTCTACAGCCTCACCGCGAAGGGCCTCGGGCCGGCGGCGGCGTTCGCGTGCGGCGCCGCGCTGCTGGCCGGCTACGCGGTGTTGCTCATGGCGGTGCTCGCAGGCTCCGTGCTCTACATCGACGCGCTGCTCAGCCGGCTGGGCTGGAGCACTCCGCCGCCGGTGGGGGCGGCGGGGGTCGTTGTCCTCGCCACCCTGGCGGCCGGGCTGGTGCTGCGCGGGGTCCGGGTGTCGGCGCGGATCGTGCTCGCGGTCGAGGCCGTCTCGATCGCGCTGATGCTCGTGATCTTCGCCGTGCTGCTCACCGGTCCGCAGGCGCCGCCGCCCGCAGTCGGTGAGCCGGGCTGGAGCCTCACCGGCGTCGCGGCCGGGGTACTCCCCGCGCTGGGCGCCTTCATCGGGTTCGAGGCCGCCACGACGCTCGGGGTCGAGGCGCGGCGGCCCTTCGTCACCGTCCCGCGGGCCGTGCTCGGCACGGCCGCGCTGGTTGGGCTGTTGGTGCTGCTCGCCGCCCACACCCAGGTCGTCGGCTTCGCGGGGGCGCTGGGCGACCAGCCGGAGCCGGTCGTCACCCTCGCCGCGGCGCACGGCACCCCGTGGCTCGCCGTCCTCCTCGACCTCGGCATCGCCACCTCCTTCGTGGCGTCCACACTCGCGACCGCCAACGCGCTGGTCCGCGTGCTCTTCTCGATGGCGCGCGATCGGATCGTGCCGCGGCGCATCGGGGCGACGCACCGTCGCTACCGGACCCCGCACGTCGCGATCGCGGTCGCGATCCCCGTCGGCGCAGCGGTGCCGGCAGCGCTGTTCCTGGCCGAGGTGCCGGGCCTGACGATGCTGCGCGGGCTGATCACCGTCGCGACCGCGGGCTACCTCGTCGCGTACCTGCTCGTGGCGCTCGCCGCGCCACTCTTCCTGCGCCGCATCGGCGAGCTGACTTTTCTGCCGGTGCTGGTCACCGCGGTCGCCGTTCCGGTGCTCGCCGGGGTCTGCGGCGCGTTCGTCGTCTCCGCGCTCGGCGGCGCGATCCCGATCGTGCTGGGCGCGCTGGTGCTGGCCGCGCTCGCCTGGTACGCGGTGCTCCGGGTCCGGCGGCCGCATGAGCTCGCCGCGATCGGCGTCTACGACGAGACGTCGACGACGGACGTGCACACCGGGCGGGGCGCGTGA
- a CDS encoding IclR family transcriptional regulator, protein MTGLDPLPLSGRQPRAVRSALAVLEEVVAAGPGVTAKEISAALKLPQATTYRLLNLLVGEEYLVRLPDLRGFALGRRAARLALPVVTTPPTAARAVVEHLRGLVRWGVHLASFTAGQVTLVDPDPDHPPAEATLIARYPHASALGKLLLADQPDWRAVARDLRRFTEQTVVDAAALDRQLTTVAATGLARQCGELRPDRGCLAVPVRAPGTGALVAGLALAGPPHRVAEPNDELVALLREHAERLAPLLA, encoded by the coding sequence GTGACCGGGCTCGACCCGCTCCCGCTGTCGGGGCGCCAGCCCCGCGCGGTGCGCAGCGCGCTCGCCGTGCTGGAGGAGGTGGTCGCGGCGGGCCCCGGCGTCACCGCCAAGGAGATCTCGGCCGCGCTCAAGCTGCCGCAGGCCACCACGTACCGCCTGCTCAACCTGCTCGTCGGCGAGGAGTACCTCGTGCGGCTTCCCGACCTGCGCGGCTTCGCGCTCGGCCGCCGCGCGGCGCGCCTCGCGCTGCCCGTCGTCACGACCCCGCCGACGGCCGCCCGCGCGGTGGTGGAGCACCTGCGCGGGCTCGTCCGCTGGGGCGTGCACCTCGCGTCGTTCACCGCCGGGCAGGTCACGCTCGTCGACCCGGATCCCGATCACCCGCCTGCCGAGGCCACCCTCATCGCCCGGTACCCGCACGCCTCGGCGCTGGGCAAGCTGCTGCTCGCCGACCAGCCCGACTGGCGGGCGGTGGCCCGCGACCTGCGCCGGTTCACCGAGCAGACCGTCGTCGACGCCGCCGCGCTCGACCGCCAGCTCACCACGGTCGCGGCCACCGGCCTCGCCCGCCAATGCGGCGAGCTGCGCCCCGACCGCGGCTGCCTCGCCGTGCCCGTCCGCGCCCCGGGCACCGGCGCCCTCGTCGCCGGGCTCGCGCTGGCCGGGCCGCCACACCGCGTGGCCGAGCCGAACGACGAGCTCGTGGCCCTCCTGCGGGAGCACGCCGAGCGGCTCGCCCCGCTGCTCGCCTGA